The Brachyspira hyodysenteriae ATCC 27164 genome includes a window with the following:
- a CDS encoding fibronectin type III domain-containing protein, producing MKVHYIGFLIAFILYFTANLNAVVYDVFSDTNNIYYSTLNNFTNSYILYDSDSALNYLTGDTALDSSILQGLIYSKDIKSIEGANGGDAVFFHNIKSYIKLDYYTGDGTHNFEDTMTSFTLEFYLNPYKIRMNSQVLSKTAIYNENGVTKSSGIKANIVNGRLVWQFNNLFSYNGVYTNVMLTQGEYLKENEWRHHSVSFNASTGKLVKYIDGLEEQVVYLTSTGDETGSPYTIEFDNIKLDPLYLGNGFIGGLDAFYFTPRYKQTFNLYPYTADGEIISKVIDFENKNTFIDSINYIGNSTNGSYIDLYYRTSDYYFAPEDVNIAWEPLKNHTNMMTNTMTRYIQVRAVLKSNVDRNVTPVLNNVSINYHNPRKPLVPSNLTATAMNGTSVMLKWNGSHENTSGYKIYYGTKSGVYNEAQYTPIITENVNEYIIEGLEEGKVYYFTVTAIGGEGGNIESSFSEEVYVRPIQ from the coding sequence TTGAAAGTGCATTATATAGGTTTTTTAATAGCTTTTATTTTATATTTTACAGCCAACTTAAATGCTGTTGTTTATGATGTTTTTTCTGATACAAATAATATTTATTATAGTACATTAAATAATTTTACCAATAGTTATATATTATATGACAGTGACTCGGCACTTAACTACTTAACAGGAGACACTGCACTTGATTCTAGTATTTTACAAGGACTTATATACAGTAAAGATATTAAAAGTATAGAAGGTGCCAATGGCGGAGATGCTGTATTTTTTCATAATATTAAATCTTATATAAAACTTGATTATTATACAGGAGACGGTACGCATAACTTTGAAGATACTATGACAAGTTTTACTTTAGAATTTTATTTGAATCCTTATAAAATAAGAATGAATTCTCAAGTACTATCAAAAACAGCTATATATAATGAAAACGGTGTTACAAAATCTTCAGGTATAAAAGCCAATATTGTTAATGGAAGATTAGTTTGGCAGTTTAACAATTTATTCTCTTATAATGGTGTATATACAAATGTTATGTTAACTCAAGGAGAATATTTAAAAGAGAATGAATGGAGACATCATAGTGTAAGTTTCAATGCTTCTACTGGAAAATTAGTAAAATATATAGACGGACTTGAAGAACAGGTAGTATATTTAACTAGTACAGGCGATGAAACAGGTTCTCCTTATACTATAGAATTTGATAATATAAAATTGGATCCTTTATATTTAGGAAATGGTTTTATAGGCGGATTAGATGCTTTTTATTTTACACCTCGTTATAAACAGACTTTTAATTTGTATCCTTATACAGCAGATGGTGAAATAATAAGTAAGGTTATAGATTTTGAAAATAAAAATACATTTATTGACTCTATAAATTATATTGGAAATTCTACAAATGGAAGTTATATAGATTTATATTATAGAACTTCAGATTATTATTTTGCCCCTGAAGATGTTAATATAGCTTGGGAGCCTTTAAAAAATCATACTAATATGATGACCAATACAATGACTAGATATATTCAAGTTAGAGCTGTATTAAAGAGTAATGTAGATAGAAATGTTACACCTGTATTAAATAATGTTTCTATAAACTATCATAACCCAAGAAAACCTTTAGTACCATCTAATTTAACAGCTACTGCAATGAATGGAACTTCTGTTATGTTAAAATGGAATGGCTCTCATGAAAATACATCAGGATATAAAATTTATTATGGAACAAAATCAGGAGTATATAATGAAGCACAATATACGCCTATAATAACAGAAAATGTAAATGAATATATAATAGAAGGACTTGAAGAAGGAAAGGTTTATTATTTTACCGTTACAGCTATAGGCGGAGAGGGCGGAAATATAGAAAGCAGTTTTTCTGAAGAAGTTTATGTAAGACCAATTCAATAA
- a CDS encoding lysophospholipid acyltransferase family protein produces the protein MAKFWGRGIIKMAFISFNIEGKENYDLNKTYLLTPNHQSAFDIFACFSIFKNSFAFVSKDTYGKVPLIGFGMSLSNYIFVKRGTVGAVKSIDDMEDRLKNNISIVIYPEGTRSATGEIKKPKRGILKIAERCSDIPVLPVVIYGTKDIMKARSIKITPFKKITVRFLEPFYFKNINGDDNAKLDYWYDIMTKNYNEIKDKLISK, from the coding sequence ATGGCTAAATTTTGGGGAAGAGGTATTATCAAAATGGCATTTATTTCTTTTAATATAGAAGGAAAAGAAAATTATGATCTAAATAAAACTTATTTGCTGACTCCTAATCATCAAAGTGCATTTGATATATTCGCATGCTTCAGTATATTTAAAAATTCATTTGCATTTGTTTCAAAAGATACTTATGGTAAAGTACCTTTAATAGGTTTTGGTATGTCTCTTTCAAATTATATATTTGTAAAAAGAGGTACTGTAGGTGCTGTAAAATCTATAGATGATATGGAAGACAGATTAAAAAATAATATAAGTATAGTCATTTATCCTGAAGGTACAAGAAGCGCTACAGGAGAAATAAAAAAACCTAAAAGAGGAATATTAAAAATAGCAGAAAGATGTTCAGATATACCTGTTCTGCCTGTTGTCATATATGGTACTAAAGATATTATGAAAGCTAGAAGTATAAAAATTACACCATTCAAAAAAATCACTGTGAGATTTTTAGAACCCTTCTACTTTAAAAACATAAATGGTGATGATAATGCTAAATTAGATTATTGGTATGATATTATGACAAAAAATTATAATGAAATAAAAGATAAATTAATTTCAAAATAA
- a CDS encoding 4Fe-4S dicluster domain-containing protein, with protein MNINNNASQLKKDILVKIALMFIEDRLIEDIDRLPIEIIPRDSKSIRCCIHNDREIIKNRIMARLGISVEGKEDSGIPLSEYAKLALDRDKPTWPMLTVLDEACNACVRANFMVTNACQACLARPCMVNCPKDAITILDEKRAHIDSSKCINCGLCLKNCPYHAIIYIPVPCEESCPVGAINKNDQGKEVIDYHKCIFCGNCMRECPFSAMMDKGQLLDVLKHLKADEKVNVMYAPAIASQFNAKPGQLKSALLKIGFNKVWEVALGADVTSDREAAEFEERMEKGDKLMTTSCCPAYVKAVRKHVPELIPCVSETRTPMHYTAEMMHKDDPEAVNVFIGPCLAKRRESIDDELVDYCLSMEELDALFVATGTDVAKEPDLEIEAVPTASGRKYAVSGGVAEAVKVRLKHPEKLKAAVINGLDKEGMKQLKGYGKVQSGETPVTADTPNLVEVMACNGGCVGGPCVVKNPKAAAVQLQRYASTGTEVKKD; from the coding sequence GTGAATATTAATAATAACGCTTCTCAATTAAAAAAAGATATTTTAGTAAAAATTGCTTTAATGTTTATTGAGGATAGACTTATAGAAGATATTGACAGATTACCTATAGAGATAATACCTAGAGATAGCAAATCTATAAGATGCTGTATACACAATGATAGAGAAATCATCAAAAATAGAATTATGGCAAGACTTGGAATAAGTGTTGAAGGTAAAGAGGATAGCGGAATACCATTATCTGAATATGCTAAATTAGCATTAGACAGAGATAAACCTACTTGGCCTATGCTTACAGTATTAGATGAGGCTTGTAATGCATGTGTAAGAGCTAATTTTATGGTTACAAATGCTTGTCAGGCTTGTTTGGCAAGACCTTGTATGGTTAACTGCCCTAAAGATGCAATAACAATATTAGATGAAAAAAGAGCACATATAGACAGCAGTAAATGTATAAACTGCGGATTATGTTTAAAAAACTGCCCTTATCATGCAATCATTTATATACCTGTACCTTGTGAGGAATCTTGTCCTGTAGGCGCTATTAATAAGAATGATCAAGGAAAGGAAGTAATAGATTATCATAAATGTATATTCTGCGGAAACTGTATGAGAGAATGTCCTTTCAGTGCTATGATGGATAAAGGACAGCTTTTAGATGTACTTAAGCATTTAAAGGCAGATGAAAAAGTTAATGTAATGTACGCTCCTGCTATAGCTTCTCAGTTTAATGCTAAGCCTGGACAATTAAAAAGTGCTTTGCTAAAAATAGGATTCAATAAAGTTTGGGAAGTTGCTTTAGGTGCTGATGTTACTTCTGACAGAGAGGCAGCAGAATTTGAAGAGAGAATGGAAAAAGGCGATAAGTTAATGACTACTTCATGCTGTCCTGCTTATGTTAAAGCAGTTAGAAAACATGTACCAGAACTTATTCCTTGCGTATCTGAGACTAGAACACCTATGCACTATACAGCTGAAATGATGCATAAAGATGATCCTGAAGCTGTTAATGTATTTATAGGACCTTGTCTTGCTAAAAGAAGAGAAAGTATAGATGATGAGCTAGTAGATTATTGTTTATCTATGGAAGAGCTTGATGCATTATTCGTAGCTACAGGTACTGATGTGGCAAAAGAGCCTGATTTGGAAATAGAGGCTGTTCCTACTGCTTCAGGAAGAAAATATGCTGTAAGCGGAGGTGTTGCTGAGGCTGTTAAAGTAAGATTAAAACATCCTGAAAAATTGAAAGCTGCTGTTATTAACGGACTTGATAAAGAAGGTATGAAACAGTTAAAAGGTTATGGAAAAGTTCAGTCAGGAGAAACTCCTGTTACAGCTGATACGCCTAATCTTGTTGAGGTTATGGCTTGTAACGGAGGATGTGTTGGAGGACCTTGTGTAGTGAAAAACCCTAAGGCTGCTGCTGTTCAATTACAAAGATACGCTTCTACAGGTACGGAAGTAAAAAAAGACTAA
- a CDS encoding tetratricopeptide repeat protein encodes MSTNTKAMKLSNLAEELLKKGVNEEAIEALKRSMRLSTSDDMKAYLQVAVSLFENGDYEHAKIFLNTFLEYWMAAEAYFILGAIAKKEYRLEEAFELYRKGINLYTSSNLNPYYEFLSLCTLLKEEDKGLETAKNVLKINSKDRVALVYMANYFFRNKLYKEAMNFYKILVDNKLADHNDYHYYGVCLHEIKDYKKAENMYLQALAMYPADTPEVLALKNLRSKTLRDNYPNLKESKEKYTKKIKENPESSDYFHLGNIEFIDGNYEKAAEFYSKAKEVYEEQVCIL; translated from the coding sequence GTGTCTACTAATACTAAAGCAATGAAATTAAGTAATCTTGCCGAAGAATTATTAAAAAAAGGAGTAAATGAAGAGGCTATAGAAGCCTTGAAAAGAAGTATGAGATTAAGTACTTCTGATGATATGAAAGCATATTTACAAGTTGCTGTTTCTTTATTTGAAAACGGCGATTATGAACATGCTAAAATATTTTTAAATACCTTTTTAGAATATTGGATGGCAGCTGAAGCATATTTCATCTTAGGAGCTATTGCTAAAAAAGAATATAGATTAGAAGAGGCTTTTGAACTTTATAGAAAAGGCATAAATTTATATACTTCCTCAAACCTTAACCCTTATTATGAGTTTTTATCTTTATGTACTCTTCTCAAAGAAGAAGATAAAGGATTGGAAACTGCTAAAAATGTACTTAAAATAAATTCTAAAGATAGGGTTGCTTTGGTTTATATGGCTAATTATTTCTTTAGAAATAAACTTTATAAAGAAGCTATGAATTTTTATAAAATATTAGTAGATAATAAATTGGCTGATCATAATGATTATCATTATTATGGTGTTTGCTTACATGAAATTAAAGATTATAAAAAAGCAGAAAATATGTATTTACAGGCTTTAGCTATGTATCCTGCTGATACTCCTGAAGTTTTAGCTCTTAAAAATCTTAGAAGCAAAACTTTAAGAGATAATTACCCTAATTTAAAAGAAAGCAAAGAAAAATATACAAAGAAAATAAAAGAAAATCCTGAATCTAGTGATTATTTCCATTTAGGTAATATCGAATTTATTGATGGAAATTATGAAAAGGCTGCGGAATTCTATTCTAAAGCTAAAGAAGTTTACGAAGAGCAGGTGTGCATTTTATAA
- a CDS encoding ABC transporter substrate-binding protein yields the protein MNKIICIFSILIILISCNIKKEEESKPVNTKIRVGYLYEFAGASAIAIAQEKGFFEEENLDVELVEFFNGHAAILSMVSKEIDFTYIGHAAHSLIINGNVQILIPNGISKGEKIITGKWTGIKTVDDLRGKNIATHFGTSGATMLNAVLENNNIKLEDITLTNINITNLADALINKEVDAVSIWDPYTRKIIEQIPDDYKVLADIINYRDEIILTSSFVSTSEYINNNPNTVKKFSRAVLKAMDYRKNNIYEAAELTAKLTGNDIESVKKEIYTGIWFSSSDVKDACDSGEMLKWYEVQQNIFSDSNIIREKVSVTNYIQLSMLTNILNSL from the coding sequence ATGAATAAAATTATTTGTATTTTCTCTATTTTAATTATTTTAATATCATGTAATATTAAAAAAGAAGAAGAAAGTAAACCTGTAAATACCAAAATAAGAGTTGGGTATTTATATGAATTTGCTGGAGCCTCTGCTATCGCAATAGCCCAAGAAAAAGGATTCTTTGAAGAAGAAAATTTAGATGTAGAATTGGTTGAATTTTTCAATGGACATGCTGCAATTTTATCTATGGTTTCCAAAGAGATAGACTTTACATATATAGGACATGCTGCACATTCTTTAATTATAAATGGTAATGTGCAAATATTAATACCAAATGGAATAAGCAAAGGCGAAAAAATAATAACAGGAAAATGGACAGGCATTAAAACTGTTGATGATTTAAGAGGAAAAAACATAGCAACTCATTTTGGTACTTCAGGTGCCACTATGCTTAATGCTGTATTGGAAAACAACAATATAAAATTAGAAGATATAACTTTAACAAATATCAATATTACTAATCTTGCTGATGCTTTAATAAATAAAGAAGTTGATGCTGTATCAATATGGGATCCTTATACTAGAAAAATTATTGAACAAATTCCAGATGATTATAAAGTATTAGCTGATATTATAAATTACCGTGATGAAATTATATTAACAAGCAGTTTCGTATCAACGTCAGAATATATTAATAATAATCCAAATACAGTAAAAAAATTTTCAAGAGCAGTATTAAAAGCTATGGATTATAGAAAAAATAATATATATGAGGCAGCAGAACTCACAGCAAAACTTACTGGAAATGATATAGAATCTGTAAAAAAAGAAATATATACAGGAATATGGTTTTCTTCATCAGATGTAAAAGATGCATGTGATTCAGGAGAAATGCTTAAATGGTATGAAGTGCAACAAAATATATTTTCAGATTCTAATATTATTAGAGAAAAAGTTTCTGTAACAAATTATATACAATTATCAATGCTCACAAATATATTAAATAGTTTATGA
- a CDS encoding rubrerythrin family protein has protein sequence MIKKSSLFILFLFVFAGLVYGQTAKSTLDGMMQSYNGEMNASASYAEYAKKAQNKSVAALFKAASAAEALHAKLLNDMALSSKLSTKALTAKINAIKTGTDVDNLKSGIAGETYEYTKMYPAFSKVAASENNKNVSDLMNRIASVEKTHAELYNKTMQDLNAKKTLPTVYYLCPVCGYVEAGSAPAKCPLCNATASAFQAFN, from the coding sequence ATGATTAAAAAATCAAGTTTATTTATTTTGTTCTTATTCGTTTTTGCAGGTCTTGTATATGGACAAACAGCTAAATCTACTTTAGATGGTATGATGCAGTCTTATAATGGTGAGATGAATGCATCTGCTAGCTATGCTGAGTATGCTAAAAAAGCTCAAAACAAAAGTGTTGCAGCTTTATTTAAAGCAGCTTCTGCTGCAGAAGCTTTACATGCTAAGCTTTTAAACGATATGGCTTTATCTTCTAAATTATCAACTAAAGCATTAACAGCTAAAATCAATGCTATTAAAACTGGTACTGATGTTGATAATTTAAAAAGCGGTATAGCTGGTGAAACTTATGAATATACAAAAATGTATCCTGCTTTCAGTAAAGTTGCTGCTTCTGAAAACAATAAAAATGTTTCTGATTTAATGAACAGAATAGCTTCAGTTGAAAAAACACATGCTGAATTATATAACAAAACTATGCAGGATTTAAATGCTAAAAAAACTTTACCTACAGTTTATTATTTATGCCCTGTTTGCGGATATGTTGAAGCAGGTTCAGCTCCAGCTAAATGTCCTTTATGTAACGCTACAGCTAGTGCATTCCAAGCTTTTAATTAA
- a CDS encoding NAD(+)/NADH kinase: MNNREKQQIGIIVNVLRTDTDSILKKINSIIKKYNIESIIIDYDISSYNNIKKAAKELKNVSMLISIGGDGTLLSALKIAIKYDISVLPIYNGTLGFISEIPPEEAYLILEEYFENKKTLYEIEPRTLLSVNIYSKEKDICKEHLAVNELVLSKCDGRAIYVNIIISGKLISSIVGDGVVIATPTGSTAYALSAGGPILAPTIDAISFVPIAPHSLTFRPLVIPKCDNIELELTEKSLKAMVTIDGYDICQFKNDDKIKAKISNKSCYIFQSANRLFYDILRNKLNWGR, from the coding sequence ATGAATAATAGGGAAAAGCAACAAATAGGAATTATAGTTAATGTTCTTAGAACTGATACTGATAGTATTTTAAAAAAAATAAATAGTATAATAAAAAAATATAATATAGAATCTATAATAATAGATTATGATATATCTTCTTACAACAATATAAAAAAAGCAGCAAAAGAATTAAAAAATGTATCAATGCTTATCTCTATAGGCGGAGACGGAACATTACTTTCCGCTTTAAAAATAGCTATAAAATATGATATATCAGTTCTTCCTATATATAATGGTACATTGGGTTTTATTTCAGAAATACCTCCTGAAGAGGCCTATTTAATATTAGAAGAATATTTTGAAAATAAAAAGACATTGTATGAAATAGAACCTAGAACATTATTATCTGTCAATATTTATTCAAAAGAAAAAGATATATGTAAAGAACATCTTGCAGTTAATGAATTAGTTCTAAGTAAATGTGATGGAAGAGCAATATACGTAAATATTATAATATCAGGAAAATTAATATCTTCTATAGTTGGAGATGGTGTTGTAATAGCAACTCCTACAGGATCAACTGCTTATGCTTTAAGTGCAGGAGGTCCTATACTTGCACCTACAATTGATGCAATATCTTTTGTACCTATAGCGCCTCATTCATTGACTTTCAGACCGCTTGTTATTCCTAAATGTGATAATATAGAATTAGAATTAACAGAAAAATCATTGAAGGCTATGGTAACTATAGACGGATATGATATATGTCAATTTAAAAATGATGATAAAATAAAAGCTAAAATAAGTAATAAAAGCTGTTATATATTTCAAAGTGCAAATAGATTGTTTTATGATATACTTAGAAACAAACTTAATTGGGGTAGATAA
- the ftsY gene encoding signal recognition particle-docking protein FtsY codes for MPYMNIIIIACCVLVVLLILVLVLMKKSKKPKVSLTSSKSKFSLSSLFNTSSINDEFFASLENILITADAGVETTKDIISKLRDVIEKENIKDPSEAKKYLREILISKFISRKIELNGKTILFIVGVNGVGKTTSIAKLANILKNDHKVILAAADTFRAAAIEQLEEWANRLSVTIVKGQQAGDPASVLFSALDKAKATDADIVIVDTAGRFHNQENLVRQLEKMKKIATERFTEFKFVPILVLDANVGHNGIEQAKVFTNALDIQGAIVSKLDSTAKGGVAISIAHYLSLPIYYGGFGEKVDDFKEFDAESFVDSILQ; via the coding sequence ATGCCGTATATGAATATTATAATAATAGCATGCTGTGTACTTGTAGTACTTTTGATTTTAGTTTTGGTGTTAATGAAAAAATCTAAAAAACCTAAAGTTTCATTAACAAGTTCTAAAAGTAAATTTTCACTATCATCACTATTTAATACTTCATCAATCAATGATGAATTTTTTGCAAGTTTAGAAAATATATTAATAACAGCTGATGCTGGTGTTGAAACTACAAAAGATATTATTTCAAAACTTAGAGATGTAATAGAAAAAGAAAATATAAAAGATCCTTCTGAAGCTAAAAAATATTTAAGAGAAATTTTAATATCTAAATTCATTTCAAGAAAAATAGAACTTAATGGTAAAACTATACTTTTTATAGTAGGTGTTAATGGAGTGGGTAAAACAACTTCAATAGCAAAATTAGCTAATATATTAAAGAACGATCATAAGGTGATATTAGCGGCAGCAGATACATTCAGAGCAGCTGCCATAGAACAATTAGAAGAATGGGCTAATAGACTTTCAGTAACTATAGTTAAGGGTCAGCAAGCTGGAGATCCTGCAAGCGTATTATTTTCAGCATTGGATAAAGCAAAGGCTACAGATGCTGATATAGTTATAGTTGATACTGCAGGAAGATTTCATAATCAGGAGAATTTGGTAAGACAGCTTGAAAAGATGAAAAAGATAGCTACAGAGAGATTTACAGAGTTTAAATTTGTACCAATATTAGTATTAGATGCAAATGTAGGTCATAATGGAATAGAACAGGCTAAGGTATTTACTAATGCTTTGGATATACAAGGTGCTATAGTTTCAAAACTAGATAGTACAGCTAAGGGTGGGGTAGCAATAAGTATAGCCCATTATTTATCTCTGCCTATATACTATGGCGGTTTTGGAGAGAAAGTTGATGATTTTAAAGAATTTGATGCGGAAAGTTTTGTTGATTCGATATTACAGTAA
- a CDS encoding ankyrin repeat domain-containing protein — protein MKLFFIFAFILYINTALFADTRSDFFSAVHSGDIKSVKEYIEMGINVNLQDEKRRTPLMIATYKNDVKMVKLLVDNDANVNIQDAKLNSPFLYAGANGMLDIVKLTYKKADTRNVLNIFGGNALIPACEKGHLGTVKFLLENTDIDVNHVNHLSFTALLEVTILGNDNINYVEIVKLLLEHGADKTIKDKNGHDALYYAKARNLKNIEKLLIE, from the coding sequence ATGAAATTATTTTTTATATTTGCTTTTATTTTATATATAAATACTGCTTTATTTGCAGATACTAGAAGCGACTTTTTTTCTGCTGTACATAGCGGAGATATTAAATCTGTAAAAGAATATATAGAAATGGGTATAAATGTAAATTTACAAGATGAAAAAAGAAGAACTCCTTTAATGATAGCTACATATAAAAATGATGTAAAAATGGTAAAACTTTTAGTTGATAATGATGCTAATGTTAACATACAAGATGCAAAATTAAATTCACCTTTTCTATATGCAGGTGCAAATGGAATGCTTGATATAGTAAAACTCACATATAAAAAGGCTGATACTAGAAATGTATTAAATATTTTTGGAGGAAATGCTTTAATACCAGCATGCGAAAAAGGACATTTAGGTACAGTAAAATTCCTTCTTGAAAATACTGATATAGATGTAAATCATGTAAATCATCTATCTTTTACTGCATTACTTGAGGTTACTATACTTGGTAATGACAATATAAATTATGTTGAGATAGTTAAGCTTTTATTAGAACATGGTGCCGATAAAACTATAAAAGATAAAAATGGACATGATGCTTTATATTATGCTAAAGCAAGAAATTTGAAAAACATAGAAAAGTTATTAATAGAATAA
- the aroA gene encoding 3-phosphoshikimate 1-carboxyvinyltransferase, which yields MTLTIKPSEIFGSIYIQMSKSDAHRALIASSLAKTPSIIKRWIDNVSVDVEVTKNAVSNFADLEIIDDNLKVFPKKEYKKELVIDVKESGSSLRFLIPIMSAFGITCTFTGSKKLFSRPIDVYKKIWKEEGLEFIHSEDSIKISGQLKASNFKVLGNLSSQFLSGLLFALPLLDGNSNIIIDGELESEPYVMMTLKTLKAANIETLRHDNNIIEVYGNQEYSGIDYEVESDWSHAAFFAAAGALGGETTLYGLNKYSIQGDKEILNILKFMGASVSYNDDNSITIKKTNRLNALDIDMSDIPDLGPIITTLAATAKGRTRLYNAGRLRYKESDRMNDLMDSFSRIGANIEVSEDEILIEGVERLKGGNTTSHNDHRIAMALAVASAVSDNDIIIDDAESINKSSFNFIEQFRSIGAKVVS from the coding sequence ATGACTTTAACTATTAAACCTTCAGAAATTTTCGGCTCTATTTATATTCAAATGAGTAAGAGTGATGCACATAGAGCTTTGATAGCATCATCATTAGCTAAGACTCCAAGCATTATAAAACGCTGGATTGATAATGTAAGTGTTGATGTAGAAGTTACAAAAAATGCTGTATCAAATTTTGCGGATTTAGAAATTATTGATGATAATCTTAAAGTTTTTCCAAAGAAAGAATATAAAAAAGAATTAGTTATAGATGTTAAAGAATCAGGTAGCAGTTTGAGATTTTTAATTCCTATAATGTCAGCATTTGGAATAACATGTACTTTTACAGGTTCTAAAAAATTATTTTCAAGACCTATTGATGTTTATAAAAAGATATGGAAAGAAGAGGGACTTGAGTTCATTCACTCAGAAGATTCTATAAAAATATCAGGACAGTTAAAAGCATCAAATTTTAAAGTATTAGGTAATTTAAGCAGTCAATTTTTAAGCGGACTTTTATTTGCATTGCCTTTGCTTGATGGTAATTCTAATATTATTATAGATGGAGAATTAGAGTCAGAACCTTATGTTATGATGACTTTAAAAACTCTTAAAGCAGCCAATATAGAAACTTTAAGGCATGATAATAATATAATAGAAGTATATGGAAATCAGGAATATTCAGGTATTGATTATGAAGTAGAATCAGATTGGTCCCATGCTGCTTTTTTTGCTGCTGCTGGTGCTTTGGGAGGAGAGACTACATTATATGGTCTTAATAAATATTCTATACAAGGTGATAAAGAAATTCTTAATATATTGAAATTTATGGGGGCTTCTGTTTCTTATAATGATGATAATTCTATCACAATAAAAAAAACAAACAGATTAAATGCTCTTGATATAGATATGTCTGATATACCGGATTTAGGTCCTATAATAACAACTCTTGCCGCTACTGCAAAAGGAAGAACAAGATTATATAATGCAGGAAGACTAAGATATAAAGAAAGCGATAGAATGAATGATTTAATGGATAGTTTTTCAAGAATAGGGGCAAATATAGAAGTAAGCGAAGATGAAATATTAATAGAAGGTGTTGAAAGACTTAAGGGAGGAAATACCACTTCTCATAATGATCATAGAATAGCTATGGCACTTGCCGTTGCTTCTGCTGTTTCTGATAATGATATAATTATAGATGATGCCGAGTCTATCAATAAATCATCATTCAATTTTATAGAGCAATTTAGAAGTATAGGTGCTAAAGTAGTATCATAA